In Shinella sp. XGS7, a single genomic region encodes these proteins:
- a CDS encoding GNAT family N-acetyltransferase yields the protein MRDIPSPTLPIAQLTQPQGAPLARPAAATPRARLDVQWARHEDEVREAQRLRYSIFVDEMGARLSPPQGAPAGHDVDAFDPFCEHLLVRALEPGERSGPVVGTYRVLTPAAARRAGGLYSETEFDLTRLRGLRERMVELGRSCVHPDHRSGGAIMLLWGALAEFMQRNSLDTMVGCASISMRDGGHYAASLWKQLSQTHLAGIEHQVRPRLPLPVDELRQDLAAEAPPLIKGYLRCGAKVLGAPAWDPDFNTADLPLLMRIADLPERYRKHFIAG from the coding sequence ATGCGGGACATCCCATCGCCCACGCTGCCCATCGCCCAGCTGACCCAGCCCCAAGGCGCTCCCCTCGCCCGTCCGGCCGCCGCAACACCCCGTGCCCGGCTGGATGTGCAGTGGGCCCGCCATGAGGACGAGGTGCGCGAGGCCCAGCGCCTGCGCTACTCGATCTTCGTGGACGAGATGGGCGCCCGGCTCAGCCCGCCCCAGGGCGCACCGGCCGGCCATGATGTGGACGCCTTCGACCCCTTCTGCGAACACCTGCTGGTGCGAGCCCTGGAGCCCGGCGAGCGCAGCGGCCCCGTGGTGGGCACCTATCGCGTGCTGACCCCGGCCGCGGCCCGCCGCGCCGGCGGCCTGTACAGCGAAACCGAATTCGACCTCACCCGCCTGCGCGGCCTGCGTGAACGGATGGTGGAGCTGGGCCGCTCCTGCGTGCACCCCGATCACCGCAGCGGCGGCGCCATCATGCTGCTGTGGGGAGCACTGGCCGAATTCATGCAGCGCAACAGCCTGGACACCATGGTGGGCTGCGCCAGCATCAGCATGCGCGACGGCGGCCACTACGCCGCCAGCCTCTGGAAGCAGCTCTCCCAGACCCATCTGGCCGGCATCGAGCATCAGGTGCGTCCGCGCCTGCCCCTGCCGGTGGACGAGCTGCGCCAGGATCTGGCAGCCGAAGCGCCGCCGCTGATCAAGGGCTATCTGCGCTGCGGCGCCAAGGTGCTGGGCGCGCCCGCCTGGGACCCCGACTTCAACACCGCCGATCTGCCCCTGCTGATGCGCATTGCCGACCTGCCCGAGCGCTACCGCAAGCACTTCATCGCCGGCTGA
- a CDS encoding HPr family phosphocarrier protein, giving the protein MLKTTLTISNKLGLHARASAKLTKLAGSFQCEVFMSRNGRRVNAKSIMGVMMLAAGLGSQVELETEGADEQAALDAITALVNDKFGEGQ; this is encoded by the coding sequence ATGCTCAAGACCACCCTCACCATCAGCAACAAACTGGGCCTGCATGCCCGCGCTTCGGCCAAGCTGACCAAGCTGGCGGGCAGTTTCCAGTGTGAGGTGTTCATGAGCCGCAACGGCCGGCGGGTCAATGCCAAGAGCATCATGGGGGTGATGATGCTGGCGGCCGGCCTGGGCTCCCAGGTGGAGCTCGAGACCGAAGGCGCCGACGAGCAGGCGGCGCTGGATGCCATCACCGCCCTGGTGAACGACAAGTTCGGCGAAGGGCAGTGA
- a CDS encoding PTS sugar transporter subunit IIA yields the protein MSGLLLIAHAPLASALKAVAEHTFPNCAPQLTVLDVTPDMSVEIVEREARALLAAAGHAESLVLTDVFGATPCNAAQRLLDVGGHVRVIAGVNVPMLWRSLCYAAEPVAQLVQRASEGGARGIVLGPPPEAGAPSAPLVSSAPTCSPTP from the coding sequence ATGTCCGGCTTGCTGCTGATTGCCCACGCACCGCTGGCCTCCGCCCTGAAGGCGGTGGCTGAGCACACCTTTCCCAATTGCGCGCCGCAGCTCACCGTGCTGGACGTGACGCCGGACATGTCGGTGGAGATCGTGGAGCGCGAAGCGCGTGCCCTGCTCGCCGCGGCCGGCCATGCCGAATCCCTGGTGCTGACCGACGTGTTCGGCGCCACCCCCTGCAATGCGGCCCAGCGCCTGCTGGACGTGGGCGGTCATGTGCGCGTGATCGCCGGGGTCAATGTGCCCATGCTCTGGCGCTCGCTGTGCTACGCCGCCGAACCCGTGGCCCAGCTGGTGCAGCGCGCCAGCGAGGGCGGCGCGCGCGGCATCGTGCTGGGCCCGCCCCCCGAGGCGGGTGCGCCCTCGGCGCCCCTCGTCTCATCCGCTCCGACCTGTTCCCCCACTCCCTGA
- a CDS encoding alpha/beta fold hydrolase: MSDFVLVHGAWHGAWCWQRVLPGLWAAGHRAFPVSLTGVGERAHQAGPGVGLSTHIEDVAAVIEAEELQHCILVGHSYAGMVITGVAQRLAGRSPSPIGQLVYLDAVVPLPGEAWSSGHAPDTQALRRATIAQLGHLPASPPDVFGLQAEDAAWVSRRVTPQPGGCYDEALHFDAERLAALPRSFIDCTDPALPTIDRARRRVREQPGWKLMDIPTGHDAMISAPEALLGHLLALARD; encoded by the coding sequence ATGAGCGACTTCGTCCTGGTTCACGGCGCCTGGCATGGCGCCTGGTGCTGGCAGCGGGTGCTGCCCGGCCTCTGGGCCGCCGGCCACCGGGCCTTCCCCGTCAGCCTCACCGGCGTGGGCGAGCGCGCCCATCAGGCCGGCCCGGGCGTGGGCCTGTCCACCCATATCGAGGATGTGGCCGCCGTCATCGAGGCCGAGGAGCTGCAGCACTGCATCCTGGTGGGCCACAGCTACGCCGGCATGGTGATCACCGGCGTGGCCCAGCGCCTGGCCGGGCGCAGCCCGTCGCCCATCGGTCAGCTGGTCTATCTGGACGCCGTCGTGCCCCTGCCCGGCGAGGCCTGGAGCAGCGGCCACGCGCCCGACACCCAGGCCCTGCGCCGCGCCACCATCGCCCAGCTGGGCCATCTGCCGGCCTCGCCGCCCGATGTCTTCGGCCTGCAGGCCGAGGATGCCGCCTGGGTGAGCCGGCGCGTCACGCCCCAGCCCGGCGGCTGCTATGACGAGGCCCTGCACTTCGACGCCGAGCGCCTCGCCGCCCTGCCGCGCAGCTTCATCGACTGCACCGACCCCGCCCTGCCCACCATAGACCGGGCGCGGCGCCGCGTGCGCGAGCAGCCGGGCTGGAAGCTGATGGACATCCCCACCGGGCACGACGCCATGATCAGCGCGCCCGAGGCCTTGCTGGGCCATCTGCTGGCCCTGGCCCGGGACTGA
- a CDS encoding CaiB/BaiF CoA-transferase family protein, protein MNSRSAPPAPTATPLPPGALAGVRVLDLSRVLAGPWCTQTLADLGADVIKIERPGSGDDTRAWGPPYLKDREGQDSSEAAYYLGANRNKRSLAVDIASPAGQALIRKLAGQVDVLVENFKVGDLARYGLDAQSLLAEHPGLVICSITGFGQTGPYKDRAGYDYAVQGLGGLMSVTGERDDLPGGGPQKVGVAVADLFTGLYSTVAILAALRHRDATGQGQVIDMALLDTQVAMLANLGANYLCTGKPPGRMGNAHQNIVPYQVFEASDGHLILAVGNDGQFAKFAEIAGRPDWAADARFARNADRVRHREQLVPEIAAVIQTRPRQTWLSALEAAKVPCGAINNLAEVFADPQVQARGMTVPMDHPLSDSLRLVASPIKLSATPVSYRRPPPLLGQHSQEILTEAGLSPEDIQQLRAQGVVQ, encoded by the coding sequence ATGAACAGCCGCAGCGCCCCGCCCGCCCCCACCGCAACGCCCCTGCCGCCCGGCGCCCTGGCCGGCGTCCGGGTGCTGGACCTCTCCCGCGTGCTGGCCGGGCCCTGGTGCACCCAGACCCTGGCCGATCTGGGCGCCGATGTGATCAAGATCGAGCGCCCCGGCAGCGGCGACGACACCCGCGCCTGGGGCCCGCCCTATCTGAAGGACCGCGAGGGCCAGGACAGCTCCGAGGCCGCCTACTACCTGGGCGCGAACCGCAACAAGCGCTCCCTGGCGGTGGACATCGCCAGCCCCGCGGGCCAGGCCCTGATCCGCAAGCTGGCCGGCCAGGTGGACGTGCTGGTGGAGAACTTCAAGGTGGGCGATCTGGCCCGCTACGGCCTGGACGCGCAGAGCCTGCTGGCCGAGCACCCGGGCCTCGTGATCTGCTCCATCACCGGTTTCGGCCAGACCGGCCCCTACAAGGACCGCGCCGGCTACGACTACGCCGTGCAGGGCCTGGGCGGCCTGATGAGCGTCACCGGCGAGCGCGACGACCTGCCCGGCGGCGGCCCGCAGAAGGTGGGCGTGGCCGTGGCCGATCTCTTCACCGGCCTGTACAGCACCGTGGCCATCCTGGCCGCCCTGCGCCACCGCGACGCCACCGGCCAGGGCCAGGTCATCGACATGGCCCTGCTGGACACCCAGGTCGCCATGCTCGCCAATCTGGGCGCCAACTATCTGTGCACCGGCAAGCCGCCCGGCCGCATGGGCAATGCGCACCAGAACATCGTGCCCTACCAGGTCTTCGAGGCCAGCGACGGTCACCTGATCCTGGCCGTGGGCAATGACGGGCAGTTCGCCAAGTTCGCCGAGATCGCCGGCCGCCCCGACTGGGCCGCCGATGCCCGCTTCGCCCGCAATGCCGACCGCGTGCGCCACCGCGAGCAGCTGGTGCCCGAGATCGCGGCCGTGATCCAGACCCGGCCCCGCCAGACCTGGCTCAGCGCCCTGGAGGCCGCCAAGGTGCCTTGCGGCGCCATCAACAATCTGGCCGAAGTCTTTGCCGACCCCCAGGTCCAGGCCCGCGGCATGACCGTGCCCATGGACCATCCGCTCAGCGACTCGCTGCGTCTGGTGGCCAGCCCCATCAAGCTCTCGGCCACACCGGTCAGCTACCGCCGCCCGCCGCCCCTGCTGGGCCAGCACAGCCAGGAGATCCTGACCGAGGCCGGCCTGAGCCCCGAAGACATCCAGCAGCTGCGCGCGCAAGGAGTGGTGCAATGA
- the ptsP gene encoding phosphoenolpyruvate--protein phosphotransferase — translation MSFQVFGIPVSRGVAIGRAVLVASSRVDVAHYFIAADQVEAEIQRAVRARDEVAQELAALRDDLPEDAPHELAALLDVHLMLLHDEALTGATKQWIVERHYNAEWALSAQLEVLARQFDEMEDEYLRERKADLEQVVERILGALAREQGKVPGGAASVVQRDFAGEDPLLLVAADIAPADMMQFKRSVFHGFITDIGGKTSHTAIVARSMDIPAVVGTREASRLIRQDDWVIIDGDVGAVIVNPSPIVLEEYRFRQRQSELERARLARLRHTPAVTLDGERVELQANIELPADAVSAVEAGATGVGLFRSEFLFMNRNGELPGEDEQFEAYRAAVEAMKGMPVTIRTIDIGADKPLDRMSASELRHEHVLNPAMGLRAIRWSLAEPSMFRQQLRAIYRASAYGKLRLLIPMVAHLSEIRQVREIIKRVQQQLTEAGQAFTPVELGVMIEIPAAAVMLPLLLPHVDFISIGTNDLIQYTLAIDRADEAVAHLYDPWHPAVLQLIASSIAQARAAGKSVSVCGEMAGDSAFTDLLLAMGLRNFSMHPSQIPSVKQRILRADASRLATVLPELLGVEDPQRRAELLFAPQRAGTPIQ, via the coding sequence ATGAGTTTTCAGGTCTTCGGCATTCCGGTTTCCCGCGGCGTGGCCATCGGCCGGGCCGTGCTCGTGGCCTCCAGCCGCGTGGACGTGGCGCATTACTTCATCGCGGCCGATCAGGTCGAGGCCGAGATCCAGCGCGCGGTGCGCGCCCGCGACGAGGTGGCCCAGGAACTGGCGGCCCTGCGCGACGACCTGCCCGAGGACGCGCCGCACGAGCTGGCCGCCCTGCTGGACGTGCATCTGATGCTGCTACACGACGAGGCCCTGACGGGCGCGACCAAGCAGTGGATCGTGGAGCGGCACTACAACGCCGAATGGGCACTCTCGGCCCAGCTCGAGGTGCTGGCCCGCCAGTTCGACGAGATGGAAGACGAGTACCTGCGCGAGCGCAAGGCCGACCTCGAGCAGGTGGTGGAGCGCATCCTGGGCGCCCTGGCTCGCGAGCAGGGCAAGGTGCCGGGGGGCGCGGCCAGCGTGGTGCAGCGCGACTTTGCTGGCGAGGACCCGCTGCTGCTGGTGGCGGCTGATATCGCGCCGGCTGACATGATGCAGTTCAAGCGCAGCGTGTTCCACGGCTTCATCACCGATATCGGTGGCAAGACCTCGCACACCGCCATCGTGGCGCGCAGCATGGACATCCCGGCCGTGGTGGGCACGCGCGAGGCCTCGCGATTGATCCGCCAGGATGACTGGGTCATCATCGACGGCGATGTGGGCGCGGTCATCGTCAACCCCTCGCCCATCGTGCTGGAGGAGTACCGTTTCCGCCAGCGCCAGAGCGAGCTGGAACGCGCCCGCCTGGCGCGGCTGCGCCACACCCCGGCCGTGACCCTGGACGGCGAGCGGGTGGAGCTGCAGGCCAATATCGAGCTGCCGGCCGACGCGGTCTCCGCGGTGGAGGCGGGGGCGACCGGCGTGGGTCTGTTCCGCAGCGAATTCCTGTTCATGAACCGCAATGGCGAGTTGCCGGGCGAGGACGAGCAGTTCGAGGCCTACCGCGCCGCGGTCGAGGCCATGAAGGGCATGCCGGTCACGATACGCACCATCGATATCGGTGCCGACAAGCCGCTGGATCGCATGAGCGCGAGCGAGCTGCGTCATGAGCATGTGCTGAATCCGGCCATGGGCCTGCGCGCCATTCGCTGGAGTCTGGCCGAGCCCAGCATGTTCCGCCAGCAACTGCGCGCCATCTACCGGGCCAGTGCCTACGGCAAGCTGCGCCTGCTGATTCCGATGGTGGCGCACCTGTCCGAGATCCGGCAGGTGCGCGAGATCATCAAGCGCGTGCAGCAGCAGCTCACCGAGGCCGGGCAGGCCTTCACGCCTGTGGAACTGGGCGTGATGATCGAGATTCCTGCCGCTGCGGTCATGCTGCCCCTGTTGCTGCCGCATGTGGACTTCATCTCCATTGGCACCAATGACCTGATCCAGTACACCCTGGCCATCGACCGGGCGGACGAGGCGGTGGCCCATCTGTACGACCCCTGGCATCCAGCCGTGCTGCAACTGATCGCCAGCTCCATCGCCCAGGCGCGTGCGGCCGGCAAGTCGGTCAGCGTCTGTGGGGAAATGGCGGGCGACTCGGCCTTTACCGACCTGCTGCTGGCCATGGGGCTGCGCAACTTCTCCATGCATCCCTCCCAGATTCCCTCGGTCAAGCAGCGCATCCTGCGCGCCGACGCCAGCCGCCTGGCGACCGTGCTGCCCGAGCTGCTGGGCGTCGAGGATCCGCAGCGCCGGGCCGAGTTGCTGTTTGCGCCCCAGCGTGCCGGCACGCCCATTCAATAG